The following are from one region of the Pseudorasbora parva isolate DD20220531a chromosome 12, ASM2467924v1, whole genome shotgun sequence genome:
- the ola1 gene encoding obg-like ATPase 1 isoform X1, protein MAPKKMPPKKGGDGPKQPPLIGRFGTSLKIGIVGLPNVGKSTFFNVLTKSQAAAENFPFCTIDPNESRVPIPDERYDFLCQYHKPASKVPAFLNVVDIAGLVKGAHAGQGLGNAFLSHISACDSIFHMTRAFEDEDIIHVEGCVDPVRDIEIIHEELRLKDEEMIGPIIDKLEKTAVRGGDKKLKPEYDIMCKIKSWVVDEKKHVRFYHEWNDKEIEVLNKYLFLTSKPMIYLVNLSEKDYIRKKNKWLVKIKEWVDTHDPGALVIPFSGGFESKYQDMTDEEKQKYCEENKTQSILTKIIKNGYAALQLEYFFTAGPDEVRAWTIRKGTKAPQAAGKIHTDFEKGFIMAEVMKFIDFKEEGSENAAKSAGKYRQQGRNYVVEDGDIIFFKFNTPNQPKKK, encoded by the exons ATGGCTCCTAAAAAG ATGCCTCCAAAAAAGGGTGGAGATGGACCAAAACAACCCCCCCTGATTGGACGTTTCGGGACTTCCTTGAAAATTGGAATTGTTGGGTTACCAAATGTAGG AAAGTCAACATTCTTCAATGTTCTGACAAAGAGTCAGGCAGCGGCTGAGAATTTTCCCTTTTGCACCATCGACCCAAACGAGAGCCGTGTGCCCATTCCAGATGAGCGCTATGACTTCCTCTGCCAGTATCATAAACCAGCCAG TAAGGTTCCTGCATTTCTGAATGTGGTGGATATTGCTGGCTTAGTAAAAGGGGCTCACGCAGGCCAAGGTTTGGGAAATGCCTTCCTCTCCCACATCAGTGCCTGTGATTCCATCTTTCACATGACGC GAGCTTTTGAGGATGAAGATATTATCCATGTTGAGGGGTGTGTTGACCCAGTTAGGGATATTGAGATCATTCATGAGGAGCTGAGGTTGAAGGATGAAGAGATGATTGGGCCAATCATAGATAAGCTGGAGAAAACCGCGGTCAGGGGTGGAGACAAAAAACTCAAACCTGAATAT GACATCATGTGTAAAATAAAGTCCTGGGTGGTTGATGAAAAGAAGCATGTCCGTTTTTACCATGAATGGAACGACAAAGAg aTTGAGGTCTTGAATAAGTATCTGTTCCTGACATCCAAGCCAATGATCTATTTGGTAAACCTCTCAGAGAAAGATTACATTAGGAAAAAGAATAAATG GTTGGTGAAGATCAAGGAGTGGGTTGACACTCATGATCCAGGTGCGCTGGTCATCCCGTTCAGTGGGGGATTTGAGAGCAAGTATCAGGACATGACTGATGAAGAGAAACAGAAATATTGtgaggaaaacaaaacacagaG TATTCTGACTAAGATCATCAAGAATGGGTATGCAGCCTTGCAGCTGGAGTACTTCTTCACAGCCGGACCTGACGAAGTCCGTGCATGGACCATCAGG AAAGGCACCAAGGCCCCGCAAGCAGCTGGAAAGATCCACACAGACTTTGAGAAAGGCTTCATTATGGCTGAAGTCATGAAATTTATAGACTTTAAGGAGGAAGGCAGTGAAAATGCAGCTAAA TCTGCAGGGAAGTACAGACAACAAGGACGGAACTACGTTGTGGAAGATGGTGACATCATCTTCTTCAAATTCAACACACCTAATCAGCCCAAGAAAAAGTGA
- the ola1 gene encoding obg-like ATPase 1 isoform X2, with protein MPPKKGGDGPKQPPLIGRFGTSLKIGIVGLPNVGKSTFFNVLTKSQAAAENFPFCTIDPNESRVPIPDERYDFLCQYHKPASKVPAFLNVVDIAGLVKGAHAGQGLGNAFLSHISACDSIFHMTRAFEDEDIIHVEGCVDPVRDIEIIHEELRLKDEEMIGPIIDKLEKTAVRGGDKKLKPEYDIMCKIKSWVVDEKKHVRFYHEWNDKEIEVLNKYLFLTSKPMIYLVNLSEKDYIRKKNKWLVKIKEWVDTHDPGALVIPFSGGFESKYQDMTDEEKQKYCEENKTQSILTKIIKNGYAALQLEYFFTAGPDEVRAWTIRKGTKAPQAAGKIHTDFEKGFIMAEVMKFIDFKEEGSENAAKSAGKYRQQGRNYVVEDGDIIFFKFNTPNQPKKK; from the exons ATGCCTCCAAAAAAGGGTGGAGATGGACCAAAACAACCCCCCCTGATTGGACGTTTCGGGACTTCCTTGAAAATTGGAATTGTTGGGTTACCAAATGTAGG AAAGTCAACATTCTTCAATGTTCTGACAAAGAGTCAGGCAGCGGCTGAGAATTTTCCCTTTTGCACCATCGACCCAAACGAGAGCCGTGTGCCCATTCCAGATGAGCGCTATGACTTCCTCTGCCAGTATCATAAACCAGCCAG TAAGGTTCCTGCATTTCTGAATGTGGTGGATATTGCTGGCTTAGTAAAAGGGGCTCACGCAGGCCAAGGTTTGGGAAATGCCTTCCTCTCCCACATCAGTGCCTGTGATTCCATCTTTCACATGACGC GAGCTTTTGAGGATGAAGATATTATCCATGTTGAGGGGTGTGTTGACCCAGTTAGGGATATTGAGATCATTCATGAGGAGCTGAGGTTGAAGGATGAAGAGATGATTGGGCCAATCATAGATAAGCTGGAGAAAACCGCGGTCAGGGGTGGAGACAAAAAACTCAAACCTGAATAT GACATCATGTGTAAAATAAAGTCCTGGGTGGTTGATGAAAAGAAGCATGTCCGTTTTTACCATGAATGGAACGACAAAGAg aTTGAGGTCTTGAATAAGTATCTGTTCCTGACATCCAAGCCAATGATCTATTTGGTAAACCTCTCAGAGAAAGATTACATTAGGAAAAAGAATAAATG GTTGGTGAAGATCAAGGAGTGGGTTGACACTCATGATCCAGGTGCGCTGGTCATCCCGTTCAGTGGGGGATTTGAGAGCAAGTATCAGGACATGACTGATGAAGAGAAACAGAAATATTGtgaggaaaacaaaacacagaG TATTCTGACTAAGATCATCAAGAATGGGTATGCAGCCTTGCAGCTGGAGTACTTCTTCACAGCCGGACCTGACGAAGTCCGTGCATGGACCATCAGG AAAGGCACCAAGGCCCCGCAAGCAGCTGGAAAGATCCACACAGACTTTGAGAAAGGCTTCATTATGGCTGAAGTCATGAAATTTATAGACTTTAAGGAGGAAGGCAGTGAAAATGCAGCTAAA TCTGCAGGGAAGTACAGACAACAAGGACGGAACTACGTTGTGGAAGATGGTGACATCATCTTCTTCAAATTCAACACACCTAATCAGCCCAAGAAAAAGTGA